The Chloracidobacterium sp. genome window below encodes:
- a CDS encoding alpha/beta hydrolase-fold protein, giving the protein MSQRPTPSQAAFAPSIPKDADSYAGRFQIHPNVASRYLTHKRHVIVYLPPGHGDDPTVRYPVLYMQDGQNLFDGDTAYIRGHDWKMARTAERLMLEKKIAPLIIVGVWNTGVHRIDEYTPTRDSGVKQGGLLPLYGRFIVEELKPFIDATYQTEPGRERTGIGGSSLGGLAALLLGLHYSEYFGCIAALSPSLWWDHGVAFRLVRHLKRKPDVRIWLDMGTREMGAGVMHLRRMRDILLEYGWTLDVDLFYREVRGGKHTEGDWGKRVGTILRRLYPPSGRGTARKSSKRRKAPPPTDRADAKSR; this is encoded by the coding sequence ATGTCCCAGCGCCCCACGCCGAGTCAGGCGGCGTTTGCACCTTCCATCCCCAAGGACGCCGACAGCTACGCCGGGCGCTTTCAAATCCATCCCAACGTCGCCTCGCGGTACTTGACGCACAAGCGGCACGTCATCGTTTACCTGCCCCCGGGCCACGGCGATGACCCGACCGTACGCTACCCCGTCCTCTACATGCAGGATGGACAGAACCTGTTCGACGGCGATACGGCCTACATTCGCGGCCACGACTGGAAAATGGCGCGGACGGCGGAACGGCTGATGCTCGAAAAGAAAATTGCGCCGCTGATCATTGTCGGCGTCTGGAATACGGGCGTTCACCGGATAGACGAATACACCCCGACGCGCGACTCGGGCGTCAAGCAGGGTGGCTTACTGCCCCTTTACGGACGCTTTATTGTCGAAGAGCTTAAACCATTCATAGACGCTACTTACCAGACCGAGCCCGGCCGCGAACGCACCGGCATCGGCGGCTCCTCGCTAGGCGGACTGGCCGCCCTGCTGCTGGGGCTGCACTATTCGGAGTATTTTGGGTGCATCGCCGCGCTGTCTCCCTCGCTGTGGTGGGATCACGGCGTGGCGTTTCGGCTGGTGCGTCACCTGAAACGCAAGCCCGACGTGCGCATCTGGCTGGATATGGGGACGCGCGAAATGGGCGCAGGCGTGATGCACCTGCGCCGGATGCGCGACATCCTGCTGGAATACGGCTGGACGCTTGACGTGGACTTGTTTTACCGCGAAGTGCGCGGCGGCAAGCATACGGAAGGCGATTGGGGCAAGCGCGTTGGGACAATTCTGCGTCGGCTTTACCCGCCCAGCGGCCGAGGGACGGCGCGCAAGTCGTCCAAGCGCCGGAAAGCGCCGCCCCCAACGGATAGAGCAGACGCCAAATCACGGTGA
- a CDS encoding MFS transporter: MAATAAASPSRAMTYAYFVLATLTLLNLLNYIDRYIFSALVPYIKADTGYTDAQLGLIGSAFTWVYTLCSPLFGYFGDRYHRGRLIAAGIFVWSLATAGAGFARNLFQLLVARAAVGVGEANYATIAPSLLADYFPKNRRGLVMSIFQATIPIGAAAGFVLGGYLGDPAAFGWRNALLIVGVPGLLAAATMALIREPQRGVMDEPAEAAAADESTHWLDGYRRLLVNRGYLLTCAGYAAITFALGALVFWAPEWMKTDKGLSEKEANLVLGVCAVVGGTLGSLVGGFLGDALNRRLRGVRGYFFVCAVSGGVAAIPMLIALVAASPRVYQVCTFLTLFLVYLGNGPANTLVVNLVAPNLRTTATGFLVVAIHVLGDGISLSLVGWISTYLRKLAEAGQPPPALVSSIAALCGLSPTTQTLSVALLLMPVALAAAAVLYGLGLSAPEAGSHADAGRR; encoded by the coding sequence ATGGCCGCTACCGCCGCCGCGTCGCCGTCTCGGGCGATGACCTACGCCTACTTTGTATTGGCGACGCTGACGCTGCTCAACTTGCTCAACTACATTGACCGCTACATTTTCTCGGCGCTGGTGCCCTACATCAAAGCCGACACGGGGTACACCGACGCGCAGCTTGGTCTGATTGGGAGCGCCTTCACGTGGGTTTATACGCTTTGCTCACCCTTGTTCGGCTACTTCGGCGACCGGTACCACCGCGGACGCCTGATTGCGGCCGGCATCTTTGTCTGGAGCCTCGCCACGGCCGGGGCCGGCTTTGCGCGCAACCTCTTCCAACTGCTGGTCGCCCGGGCCGCCGTCGGCGTCGGAGAAGCGAACTACGCCACGATCGCGCCGAGCCTGCTGGCGGACTACTTCCCGAAAAACCGTCGCGGTCTCGTCATGAGCATCTTTCAGGCGACCATCCCCATTGGGGCGGCGGCGGGTTTTGTGTTGGGCGGCTACCTTGGCGACCCGGCGGCGTTTGGTTGGCGGAACGCGCTGCTGATTGTCGGCGTGCCGGGTCTGCTGGCGGCGGCGACCATGGCGCTGATCCGTGAGCCGCAGCGTGGCGTCATGGACGAACCGGCGGAAGCCGCTGCCGCTGATGAATCCACGCATTGGCTGGACGGCTACCGACGCTTACTGGTCAATCGCGGCTACTTGCTGACGTGCGCCGGATACGCGGCGATCACCTTTGCGCTGGGCGCGCTGGTGTTCTGGGCGCCGGAATGGATGAAAACCGACAAAGGACTTAGCGAGAAAGAAGCCAACTTGGTGTTGGGCGTCTGCGCCGTCGTCGGCGGCACACTGGGCAGTCTCGTCGGCGGCTTTCTGGGCGATGCGCTCAATCGGCGGCTGCGCGGTGTGCGGGGATATTTTTTCGTTTGCGCCGTCAGCGGCGGCGTGGCGGCCATCCCCATGCTCATCGCGTTGGTCGCCGCGTCGCCGCGCGTGTATCAGGTCTGTACGTTCCTCACCCTTTTTCTCGTCTATCTCGGCAACGGGCCGGCAAATACGCTGGTCGTCAATCTCGTCGCGCCGAACCTGCGCACCACGGCGACCGGATTTCTAGTCGTCGCCATCCATGTCCTCGGCGACGGCATTTCGCTGTCATTGGTGGGATGGATTTCCACGTACCTGCGCAAGCTGGCCGAAGCGGGACAACCGCCGCCGGCGCTGGTGTCCTCCATCGCCGCGCTCTGCGGCCTTTCGCCAACGACACAGACGCTTTCCGTCGCGTTGCTGCTGATGCCGGTCGCGTTGGCGGCGGCGGCGGTGCTCTACGGACTGGGTTTGTCGGCGCCGGAAGCCGGATCGCACGCGGACGCCGGCCGCCGGTAA
- a CDS encoding Uma2 family endonuclease, with product MSTPLTATPPRLMTFEEFLDYGEPGVRYELIEGVPVEMPQPKKAHQLIVLALAAYLTRAISEKGLPYVVTLLGVQISEHMALIPDLVVCRREDAALGADEEEAGVVRVGVPVVLAVEVASENWRDDHGKKREAYARRGVAVYVVVDRRRRCMVVYGRPDVVTGRYLEEKTYREGEVVVLEALGGCRLPVREVLAGVFAEDLQRAELERLLAEQAAKEAAEARLKEAEARAEAERQAKLEAEARAEAERQAKLKAEARAKEAESRAEAERQAKLEAEARAEAERAAREAERQAKEALLEELTRLRAQMGLPLEA from the coding sequence ATGTCCACGCCGTTGACCGCCACCCCGCCCCGCTTGATGACCTTTGAAGAGTTCTTAGACTACGGCGAACCCGGCGTACGCTATGAACTCATCGAAGGTGTCCCCGTCGAGATGCCCCAACCGAAAAAAGCCCACCAACTCATCGTACTGGCGCTAGCCGCGTATCTCACCCGCGCCATCAGTGAGAAAGGGTTGCCGTACGTGGTGACGCTGCTGGGGGTGCAGATTAGTGAGCACATGGCGCTGATTCCCGACCTGGTGGTGTGTCGGCGGGAGGATGCGGCGCTGGGGGCGGATGAGGAGGAAGCCGGGGTGGTGCGGGTAGGCGTGCCGGTGGTGTTGGCGGTGGAGGTGGCGAGCGAGAACTGGCGGGACGACCATGGGAAGAAGCGGGAGGCGTATGCGCGGCGCGGGGTGGCGGTGTACGTGGTGGTGGATCGGCGGCGGCGGTGCATGGTGGTGTACGGGCGACCGGATGTAGTGACGGGGAGGTACTTGGAAGAGAAGACGTATCGAGAGGGTGAAGTGGTGGTGTTGGAGGCGTTGGGCGGGTGTCGGTTGCCGGTGCGGGAGGTGTTGGCGGGGGTGTTTGCGGAGGATTTGCAGCGGGCGGAGTTGGAGCGGTTGTTGGCGGAGCAGGCGGCGAAGGAGGCGGCGGAGGCGCGGTTGAAGGAAGCGGAGGCGCGTGCGGAAGCGGAGCGGCAAGCCAAACTCGAAGCCGAAGCCCGTGCCGAAGCCGAACGGCAGGCCAAGCTCAAAGCCGAAGCCCGCGCTAAAGAAGCCGAGTCTCGCGCTGAGGCAGAGCGGCAAGCCAAACTCGAAGCCGAAGCCCGCGCCGAGGCGGAACGCGCGGCACGGGAAGCGGAGCGGCAAGCGAAAGAAGCCCTGCTGGAAGAGTTGACCCGCTTGCGCGCGCAGATGGGGTTGCCGCTGGAAGCGTAA
- a CDS encoding MFS transporter: MTLRLYLDEAAVRMFLLGFAAGLPLLLALGTLSFRLREAGVELSAIGYAGWVGLVYGFKWSWSPLVDRLPLPGLTTTLGQRRGWLLAAQLAVAGGLVGLALTDPRQALGRTVGLALFVAFASATQDIALDAYRIESAEATRQGVLAATYQTGYRLAMMWSSAGTLWIAARVGGEGYWHAGWRAAYLVMAASMLIGVVTVFFAPEPAVVRPPVERRVLAWLRTALLEPFADFVRRYRWRAALTLALIATYRLSDTVLAVMVNPFYVDAGYRKEQIAAISNVYGVVMTLVGSFLGGALVVRWGLPPTLWLGALLSAATNLLFAGLSLTGPQAGALVVVVSAEYLSTGIASAAFIAYLSSLTNVGYSATQYALLSSVMLLLPKWAAGFAGAVAAAVGYTQFFIGTALLGLPAVGLAAYAARLETRLENRSP; the protein is encoded by the coding sequence ATGACGCTGCGGCTCTACCTCGACGAAGCCGCAGTACGCATGTTTTTGCTTGGCTTCGCCGCCGGTCTGCCGTTGCTGTTGGCGCTCGGCACGTTGAGTTTCCGGTTGCGTGAGGCGGGCGTGGAGTTGTCCGCCATTGGGTACGCCGGCTGGGTCGGACTGGTCTATGGCTTCAAGTGGTCTTGGTCGCCGCTGGTGGATCGGCTACCGCTGCCGGGCTTGACGACGACGCTCGGACAACGTCGCGGATGGCTTTTGGCGGCGCAACTGGCGGTTGCGGGCGGTCTTGTCGGTTTGGCATTGACCGATCCCCGGCAGGCGCTCGGACGAACGGTTGGGCTGGCGCTTTTCGTCGCCTTCGCCTCCGCCACGCAGGACATTGCTCTGGACGCCTACCGCATTGAATCGGCGGAGGCGACACGCCAAGGCGTATTGGCGGCGACCTATCAGACAGGCTACCGGTTGGCGATGATGTGGAGCAGCGCCGGGACGCTCTGGATTGCGGCGCGCGTCGGCGGCGAGGGCTATTGGCACGCGGGGTGGCGGGCGGCGTATCTGGTGATGGCGGCTTCTATGCTGATCGGCGTCGTCACCGTCTTTTTTGCGCCTGAGCCGGCGGTTGTCCGTCCGCCGGTCGAGCGGCGCGTCCTCGCGTGGCTGCGGACGGCGCTGCTTGAGCCGTTCGCCGACTTCGTACGCCGTTACCGGTGGCGGGCGGCGCTGACGCTGGCGCTCATTGCCACGTACCGCTTGAGCGATACGGTCCTAGCCGTGATGGTCAATCCGTTCTATGTGGACGCCGGATACCGAAAGGAGCAAATTGCAGCGATTAGCAACGTCTACGGCGTTGTGATGACACTGGTTGGGTCGTTTTTGGGCGGGGCGCTGGTCGTCAGGTGGGGGCTGCCGCCGACCCTGTGGCTTGGAGCGTTGTTGAGCGCGGCGACCAACCTGCTTTTCGCCGGCTTGAGTCTGACGGGACCACAGGCAGGAGCGCTGGTCGTAGTCGTTTCGGCGGAGTATCTCAGCACGGGCATCGCCTCGGCGGCTTTCATCGCCTACCTGTCGTCGCTGACGAACGTTGGTTATTCGGCGACGCAGTACGCCCTGCTGAGTTCAGTGATGTTGCTGTTGCCGAAGTGGGCGGCGGGTTTTGCGGGCGCTGTTGCGGCGGCGGTGGGCTACACGCAGTTTTTCATCGGGACGGCGCTGCTCGGACTGCCCGCCGTCGGTTTGGCGGCGTACGCCGCTCGGCTGGAAACTCGGCTGGAAAACCGTTCACCGTGA
- a CDS encoding NAD(P)/FAD-dependent oxidoreductase: MVQDMSDAAIYDVAVVGAGHNGLICAAYLAKAGRSVLVLERRPVVGGAVCTEEIIPGYKFDIGSSAHIMIHGTPVIAELELAKYGLEYIEMDPWAFYPVLGTPHAITFHRDIDKTCASIAQLSPADAERYRRFVAHWGELNEAIFEVFLNTPNPQKILWTALKRGVTSLRARKAWGSLETARQLMAPYGQVIRETFENEHLRTAMLWLAAQSGPGPNEVASGDMFGWNAMIHQTGAKRAKGGSGALTQALAKCFQAHGGTLYLNAEVSAIARLTDGTFKIKLTGGEAFHARRVVSACHVQTTFLKLLEDCPSELRRRVANIRVGNGFGMIVRHAVEELPQYEGVTADERGVAPCHSALQLLCPSAAYLESSLRDFYLGRPPAQPSVVAMTFSAIDPTLAPPGKHTLFTWAQYHPYELSNGENWDDIAEREADKIYDVVCRYAPNMKGKIIGRYIQTPVEIERKLGLLRGNVMHVEMSLDQMFFFRPLPELASYKTPIPGLYLTGASTHPGGGVFGASGYNTARVVLADW; encoded by the coding sequence GTGGTTCAGGATATGTCGGATGCAGCAATTTACGATGTCGCCGTGGTGGGCGCCGGGCATAACGGCCTGATTTGCGCCGCCTACTTGGCGAAGGCAGGGCGTTCTGTTTTGGTTTTGGAACGACGTCCGGTCGTGGGCGGCGCGGTATGCACGGAGGAAATCATTCCGGGCTACAAGTTTGATATCGGCTCGTCAGCCCACATTATGATTCACGGGACGCCGGTCATTGCGGAGCTTGAACTCGCCAAATACGGTCTCGAATACATTGAAATGGACCCGTGGGCGTTTTATCCCGTTCTGGGGACGCCCCACGCCATTACCTTCCACCGCGACATTGACAAAACCTGCGCCAGCATTGCGCAGTTATCGCCCGCCGACGCGGAGCGGTATCGCCGGTTTGTCGCGCACTGGGGTGAACTCAACGAAGCAATTTTTGAGGTATTTCTCAACACGCCCAACCCGCAGAAAATTCTCTGGACGGCGCTCAAGCGCGGCGTGACCAGCCTTCGAGCGCGCAAGGCATGGGGGTCGCTAGAAACCGCTCGCCAGTTGATGGCGCCCTACGGACAGGTCATCCGAGAGACGTTCGAGAACGAGCATCTGCGCACTGCCATGCTGTGGTTGGCGGCGCAGTCAGGGCCGGGGCCGAATGAGGTCGCCAGTGGGGACATGTTCGGCTGGAACGCCATGATTCACCAAACCGGCGCAAAGCGCGCCAAAGGCGGCTCTGGGGCGCTGACACAGGCGCTGGCCAAGTGCTTTCAGGCGCACGGCGGGACGCTTTACCTCAACGCCGAAGTTTCAGCCATTGCGCGACTGACCGACGGAACGTTCAAAATTAAGCTGACGGGCGGCGAGGCCTTCCACGCACGCCGGGTGGTGAGCGCCTGCCACGTCCAAACGACGTTTCTCAAGCTGTTGGAAGATTGCCCCAGCGAGTTGCGGCGGCGCGTCGCCAACATTCGCGTTGGCAACGGCTTTGGGATGATTGTTCGGCATGCCGTCGAGGAACTGCCGCAGTATGAGGGCGTGACGGCGGACGAACGCGGTGTGGCGCCATGCCACAGCGCGCTGCAGTTGCTCTGCCCGTCGGCGGCCTACTTGGAAAGCAGCCTGCGGGATTTTTACCTCGGACGCCCGCCGGCGCAGCCGAGCGTGGTTGCTATGACGTTTTCGGCGATTGATCCGACGCTGGCTCCGCCGGGCAAGCATACGCTGTTTACGTGGGCGCAGTACCACCCCTATGAGCTTTCCAACGGCGAAAACTGGGACGACATCGCCGAGCGCGAAGCCGACAAAATTTATGATGTCGTGTGCCGCTATGCGCCGAATATGAAGGGGAAAATTATTGGGCGCTACATTCAGACGCCGGTTGAAATCGAGCGCAAGCTGGGGCTGCTGCGCGGCAACGTCATGCACGTTGAGATGTCGCTTGACCAGATGTTTTTCTTTCGTCCGCTGCCGGAACTGGCGTCCTACAAGACGCCGATTCCGGGGCTGTATTTGACCGGCGCGAGCACGCATCCGGGCGGCGGCGTCTTCGGAGCGAGCGGCTACAATACGGCGCGGGTCGTACTGGCCGACTGGTAG
- a CDS encoding ferredoxin:protochlorophyllide reductase (ATP-dependent) subunit N, whose amino-acid sequence MASLNVIREASCAEGFCSLGCIAWLYRKIRGSFFLIVGSHTCQYFMQSALSVMIFSEPRFATAIIEESDLAAKTADFAHLELDRIVGDIVREYNPTIIFLVGTCPAEIIKIDLQNIGEMLTQKYARPIMFAPVSGLEHTFTQGEDGVLQALLAISPEEAPGTPRELLLVGAVGDLVEDEILEQLAELEIPVRGVLPARDPRRLPAIGPNTVAVALQPYLSMTMNALKRRGVEVISCRTPIGPTATRQFYEAICRAFGKEPPAKLAALEAEAWERIGPERELLIGKRIAIVGDNLLELPIANLLHEMGAEIVELSTPYFNRKAMAADVACLPEGLTLYEKPDVIAQAERIIALKPDLTICGLGLANPFESRGLPTKWSIEFTFTPIHGFKHAKELAEIIARPVRRGNLMAQRGWYVNQPAAGPAAV is encoded by the coding sequence ATGGCGTCCTTGAATGTCATCCGCGAGGCAAGCTGCGCCGAAGGCTTCTGTTCGCTCGGCTGCATCGCTTGGCTGTACCGCAAAATTCGTGGCTCGTTTTTTCTGATTGTCGGCAGCCACACCTGCCAGTATTTCATGCAGTCTGCGCTCAGCGTGATGATCTTTTCTGAGCCGCGTTTCGCCACTGCCATCATCGAAGAAAGCGACTTGGCGGCGAAAACCGCCGACTTCGCCCACCTTGAACTTGACCGTATCGTGGGCGACATCGTTCGAGAATACAACCCGACGATTATCTTCCTTGTTGGCACTTGCCCAGCCGAGATCATCAAGATTGATCTCCAAAACATCGGCGAGATGCTGACGCAGAAGTACGCCCGCCCGATTATGTTCGCGCCGGTTTCCGGTCTGGAGCACACGTTTACCCAGGGCGAAGACGGCGTGCTGCAGGCGTTGCTGGCCATCTCGCCGGAGGAAGCGCCCGGCACGCCGCGCGAACTCCTGTTGGTCGGCGCAGTGGGCGACCTCGTGGAAGATGAAATTCTCGAACAGCTAGCCGAACTGGAGATTCCCGTACGCGGCGTCCTCCCGGCGCGCGACCCACGCCGACTGCCCGCCATTGGGCCAAACACCGTCGCCGTGGCGCTCCAGCCGTATCTCTCCATGACGATGAACGCGCTCAAACGGCGCGGCGTCGAGGTCATTTCCTGCCGGACGCCTATTGGGCCGACGGCGACTCGCCAGTTTTACGAAGCCATTTGCCGCGCCTTCGGCAAGGAGCCGCCCGCCAAGCTCGCGGCGCTCGAAGCTGAAGCTTGGGAACGAATCGGGCCGGAGCGCGAACTGCTCATCGGCAAACGCATTGCCATCGTCGGCGACAACTTGCTCGAACTCCCTATTGCTAACCTGCTGCATGAAATGGGCGCGGAAATTGTTGAACTCTCCACGCCTTACTTCAACCGCAAGGCAATGGCGGCCGACGTGGCCTGCCTACCGGAAGGGCTGACGCTGTATGAGAAACCGGATGTTATCGCGCAGGCTGAGCGCATCATTGCCCTCAAACCTGACCTAACGATTTGCGGCCTTGGGCTGGCGAATCCGTTTGAATCACGCGGACTGCCGACCAAGTGGTCAATTGAGTTCACGTTTACGCCCATCCACGGGTTCAAGCACGCCAAGGAATTGGCGGAAATCATTGCACGTCCTGTCCGGCGTGGGAACCTGATGGCGCAGCGCGGGTGGTATGTTAACCAACCGGCCGCCGGGCCAGCCGCTGTCTGA
- the hemF gene encoding oxygen-dependent coproporphyrinogen oxidase: MKASEAQNPTNATIRERAEAFFRTLQDEICAALEQLDGAAKFREDLWEREGGGGGRTRVIADGRIFEKGGVNFSAVYGLMSEKLAARMMPGEDRTFYATGVSLVIHPRNPMVPTVHANFRYLEQGSSAWFGGGADLTPYYPYREDAVHFHQTLKDACDRHHPDYYPRFKQWCDEYFFLPHRNETRGVSGIFFDYLKADENTDMEAIFAFVQTAGRAFLPAYVPIVERRWNEPYGEAEREFQLIRRGRYVEFNLVYDRGTVFGLETRGRTESILMSLPPLAKWVYDYRPAPGTREAEAMTFFTPQDWLGLTQTP; encoded by the coding sequence ATGAAAGCAAGTGAAGCCCAAAACCCAACTAATGCCACGATTCGGGAACGCGCCGAAGCGTTTTTCAGGACGCTTCAGGACGAAATCTGCGCCGCGCTTGAGCAGCTAGACGGTGCGGCGAAGTTTCGCGAGGACCTGTGGGAGCGCGAAGGAGGCGGCGGCGGGCGGACGCGCGTCATTGCAGACGGCCGCATCTTTGAAAAGGGCGGCGTGAATTTTTCGGCCGTCTATGGCCTGATGTCAGAAAAGCTGGCGGCGCGGATGATGCCTGGTGAAGACCGGACGTTTTACGCCACCGGCGTCTCGCTGGTCATTCACCCGCGTAATCCGATGGTTCCGACCGTCCATGCCAACTTTCGCTACCTTGAACAGGGAAGTAGCGCTTGGTTTGGCGGCGGCGCGGACTTGACACCCTACTACCCGTACCGCGAGGACGCCGTTCATTTTCACCAAACGCTCAAGGACGCTTGTGACCGGCATCATCCCGACTACTACCCGCGCTTCAAGCAGTGGTGCGACGAATATTTCTTCCTGCCGCACCGCAACGAGACGCGCGGCGTCAGCGGGATTTTCTTCGACTACCTCAAGGCGGATGAAAACACCGACATGGAGGCCATTTTCGCCTTTGTTCAGACCGCCGGGCGGGCGTTTCTACCGGCCTACGTGCCGATTGTCGAACGCCGTTGGAACGAGCCGTACGGTGAGGCGGAACGCGAGTTTCAACTGATTCGGCGCGGGCGATATGTGGAGTTCAACCTGGTTTACGACCGGGGGACGGTGTTCGGGCTGGAAACACGCGGGCGGACGGAATCCATCCTGATGTCGCTGCCGCCGTTGGCGAAGTGGGTTTACGACTACCGGCCGGCACCGGGCACCCGTGAAGCCGAGGCGATGACGTTTTTCACCCCGCAGGACTGGTTGGGGCTGACGCAGACGCCTTGA
- the ruvA gene encoding Holliday junction branch migration protein RuvA, whose amino-acid sequence MITQLTGTLLEKASAAVVVGVGGIGFEVGVSLYTYERLPEVGRNVTLHTYLLVREDALALYGFHDRTERAFFVRLLSVSGVGARTALALLSGFTPPDLAQAIAVGDGRRLSGVPGIGKKTAERIIVELRDKLPALDLPPSATPTPADGDEPLKRDVASALINFGWSPALVEKAVAQTFAEETSRDLSHLIKQAMKRLYR is encoded by the coding sequence GTGATCACCCAACTGACCGGAACCCTGTTGGAGAAAGCGTCGGCGGCGGTTGTGGTTGGCGTCGGCGGCATCGGCTTTGAAGTTGGCGTATCGCTCTACACCTACGAGCGCCTGCCCGAAGTCGGCCGCAACGTGACGCTGCACACCTACTTGCTAGTGCGCGAGGACGCGCTCGCCCTGTACGGGTTTCACGACCGCACGGAGCGGGCGTTTTTCGTCCGGCTGCTGTCGGTGTCGGGCGTCGGGGCGCGGACGGCACTGGCGCTCCTGTCGGGTTTTACCCCACCGGATTTGGCGCAGGCGATTGCGGTTGGCGACGGCCGGCGGCTGTCCGGCGTGCCGGGTATCGGAAAGAAAACCGCCGAGCGTATCATTGTTGAGCTACGCGACAAGCTCCCGGCGCTTGATCTCCCCCCGTCAGCCACGCCTACGCCCGCCGACGGCGACGAACCGCTCAAACGGGACGTGGCTTCGGCGCTCATCAACTTTGGGTGGTCGCCGGCTCTGGTGGAGAAGGCTGTGGCTCAGACCTTTGCCGAGGAAACCAGTCGGGATTTGAGTCACCTCATCAAGCAGGCGATGAAGCGGCTTTACCGCTAA